From Candidatus Latescibacter sp., a single genomic window includes:
- a CDS encoding Gfo/Idh/MocA family oxidoreductase: MHTRRSFLQEAAVGGIAAIIASRKAPAFAQDMKLIKIGQLGLGSHGFAARFKNPPAKLKDIIKCKPYAVWDDVPGVAEQMQQRMGFEIALKDPVDLVRQSDVVHIEHADIRKVCSLARPALEAGKPVFINRPFTASIADAEEVIRLAKEHNAPLMQGSSLEYQPELPEIARFAREKGPLRAYECYCPEPFFNWMFPHVINFAHAALGGGIDTAYFSGDFVLELGDFKVEGDKFVDPKRPYGSAVSLLAYKPKDGQPPVIGINQIGGAPGSYHLTVYAYNESKQFVVGEKLNAPNIFEPMFLTLNDFYVNRKPPRPYEAILEQHRALVATNVSRMTGKAVKLDSLKGKDSLPWSDSIRNYVLRPYLKKG, from the coding sequence ATGCACACCCGTCGTTCGTTCCTACAGGAAGCCGCTGTCGGCGGTATTGCAGCGATCATCGCCTCACGAAAAGCCCCGGCGTTCGCCCAGGACATGAAACTGATCAAAATAGGGCAGCTTGGATTGGGGTCGCACGGATTTGCTGCGCGGTTTAAAAATCCTCCCGCCAAATTGAAGGATATCATTAAGTGCAAACCCTATGCGGTCTGGGACGATGTGCCGGGGGTAGCAGAGCAGATGCAGCAGCGGATGGGCTTCGAGATAGCTCTCAAAGACCCGGTCGACCTGGTCAGGCAGTCGGATGTCGTCCATATCGAGCATGCCGATATCCGTAAGGTCTGCAGCCTGGCGCGTCCAGCCCTCGAAGCGGGAAAGCCGGTGTTCATCAACCGCCCGTTTACCGCGAGCATCGCCGACGCCGAGGAAGTAATCCGCCTGGCGAAAGAACACAATGCCCCGCTCATGCAGGGATCATCCCTCGAATACCAGCCGGAGCTCCCTGAAATAGCCCGCTTCGCAAGGGAAAAAGGCCCCCTCCGCGCTTATGAGTGCTACTGCCCGGAGCCGTTTTTCAACTGGATGTTCCCGCATGTCATCAACTTCGCCCACGCGGCCCTGGGCGGCGGCATTGATACCGCCTATTTCAGCGGAGATTTTGTACTGGAGCTGGGCGATTTCAAAGTGGAGGGAGACAAGTTTGTGGATCCCAAACGTCCCTATGGTTCGGCGGTCAGCCTTCTTGCTTACAAGCCAAAAGACGGCCAGCCTCCGGTTATCGGTATCAACCAGATCGGCGGCGCTCCCGGCAGTTACCATCTTACAGTGTATGCCTACAATGAAAGCAAACAGTTTGTGGTAGGGGAAAAGCTCAACGCTCCGAATATATTCGAGCCGATGTTTCTGACCCTGAACGATTTCTATGTGAACCGCAAACCGCCGCGCCCATACGAGGCCATCCTCGAACAGCACCGTGCTCTGGTGGCAACCAATGTCTCCCGAATGACCGGGAAAGCGGTGAAACTCGATTCCCTGAAAGGGAAGGATTCCCTTCCCTGGTCGGATTCGATAAGAAATTACGTGCTGCGGCCTTATTTAAAAAAGGGATAA
- the ppdK gene encoding pyruvate, phosphate dikinase, translating to MPKKYVYSFGGGSAEGNESMKELLGGKGANLAEMAGHPDLKLPVPPGFTLTTEACTYYYQNGKKYPAGFKEETEKALKKVEKLMGKIFGDPRDPLLLSVRSGARRSMPGMMETVLNIGLTAKTIPGIIKLTRNERFVYDAYRRLIMMYSDVVMEKAAGIEPESEEKGIRRQLEHIMSDMKKRKGVKNDTDLDAADLKELCAQFKKRVKDVLGKTFPDDPEKQLWGGIGAVFFSWNGKRAVSYRRIENIPDDWGTAVNVQAMVFGNMGEDSATGVAFTRDPGNGGKKFYGEYLVNAQGEDVVAGIRTPAPINKPSTSEHNKDLITLEKRFPKLYKELDDYQKRLEKHYRDMQDIEFTIEKGVLYMLQCRIGKRNGPAAVKMAIDMHREKLITREEAVMRVTPAQIGELMLPILDPKDEMRVKPLAKGLPAGPGGAVGMIVFTAEDAVEWANKRKKVILVREETNPEDVEGMRAAQAILTARGGMTSHAALVARGWGKCCIVGCAAIHIDYAKKILHIGDASFKEGDWLSLNGTKGNVYANSLGLVEPSEETYKLMESFLKLADPFRKLKIRTNADTPEDAARARSFGAEGIGLFRTEHMFYGKHSEKPLFILRKMIISKTEAERRAALKELFPFVKTDVKNTLEAMKGLPVTIRLLDPPLHEFVPRDEKQQAELAKSLGITTTEFADRAEALHESNPMMGHRGVRLGITYPEVTEMQVRAIFEAAAELLVAGEKVEPEIMIPVVSAVKELDNQFAICRRVYEEVLAKYKLKKITHLVGTMIEIPRACLIADTIAEAAQFFSFGTNDLTQMTFGFSRDDIGGFLPYYLDKKILPADPFQTIDRNGVGELVEIGIKRGRKTNPKLKVGICGEHGGDPASVEFCHSVGMDYVSCSPFRVPIARLAAAQAVVKEKK from the coding sequence ATGCCAAAAAAATATGTGTACTCGTTCGGCGGAGGCTCTGCGGAAGGCAATGAATCTATGAAGGAACTGCTTGGCGGAAAAGGCGCCAATCTCGCCGAGATGGCGGGACACCCCGACCTGAAACTGCCGGTGCCCCCCGGATTCACCCTTACCACAGAAGCATGCACTTATTATTACCAGAACGGCAAGAAATACCCCGCAGGATTCAAGGAGGAGACTGAAAAAGCTCTCAAAAAGGTCGAGAAACTTATGGGGAAAATATTCGGCGATCCCCGTGATCCGCTCCTTCTTTCTGTGCGTTCGGGCGCACGGCGCTCCATGCCGGGTATGATGGAAACCGTCCTCAACATCGGCCTGACAGCAAAGACAATTCCGGGAATCATCAAACTGACCCGAAACGAGCGGTTCGTATATGACGCCTACCGCCGCCTTATCATGATGTATTCGGACGTGGTTATGGAAAAAGCGGCAGGGATCGAGCCGGAATCGGAAGAGAAGGGTATTCGCCGTCAGCTCGAACACATCATGTCCGATATGAAGAAACGTAAGGGTGTGAAGAACGATACCGACCTTGACGCCGCCGATCTCAAGGAGCTCTGCGCCCAGTTCAAGAAGAGAGTCAAGGATGTGCTCGGCAAGACGTTTCCCGACGATCCCGAGAAACAGCTCTGGGGCGGGATCGGCGCCGTGTTCTTCTCCTGGAACGGGAAGCGCGCCGTATCCTACCGCCGTATCGAAAACATCCCCGATGACTGGGGCACCGCAGTGAACGTACAGGCGATGGTGTTCGGGAACATGGGCGAGGATTCCGCCACCGGCGTGGCGTTCACACGCGATCCCGGGAACGGCGGCAAGAAATTTTACGGCGAATACCTGGTGAACGCCCAGGGAGAGGACGTGGTGGCAGGAATCCGTACTCCCGCTCCCATCAACAAACCCTCGACGAGCGAGCACAACAAGGACCTCATTACCCTCGAAAAACGCTTTCCCAAGCTCTACAAGGAACTCGACGATTACCAGAAGCGGCTCGAAAAGCACTACCGCGACATGCAGGACATCGAGTTCACCATCGAGAAGGGCGTCCTCTACATGCTCCAGTGCCGTATCGGGAAGCGGAACGGTCCGGCGGCGGTGAAAATGGCCATCGACATGCACCGCGAGAAGCTCATCACCCGTGAAGAAGCGGTCATGCGGGTCACCCCGGCCCAAATTGGTGAACTCATGCTTCCCATTCTTGATCCAAAAGATGAAATGAGGGTCAAGCCATTAGCGAAAGGTCTTCCTGCGGGTCCTGGCGGTGCTGTCGGCATGATAGTGTTCACCGCAGAAGATGCAGTCGAGTGGGCGAACAAAAGAAAAAAAGTCATCCTCGTCCGCGAGGAGACCAATCCAGAGGATGTGGAGGGCATGCGTGCGGCCCAGGCGATTCTCACCGCCCGCGGTGGCATGACATCGCACGCGGCGCTTGTTGCCCGCGGCTGGGGGAAATGCTGCATCGTCGGCTGTGCAGCGATCCACATCGACTACGCTAAGAAGATTTTGCACATCGGCGACGCCTCCTTCAAGGAAGGCGATTGGTTAAGTTTAAATGGCACTAAAGGAAATGTATATGCAAATAGTCTTGGCCTCGTCGAACCAAGTGAGGAAACATACAAGCTTATGGAATCTTTCCTAAAGCTCGCTGATCCCTTCCGTAAGTTAAAGATCCGCACAAACGCCGACACCCCCGAGGACGCCGCGCGCGCCCGCTCATTCGGCGCCGAGGGAATCGGCCTTTTCCGCACCGAACACATGTTCTACGGCAAGCATTCAGAAAAGCCTCTCTTCATCCTCCGCAAGATGATCATCTCCAAGACAGAAGCGGAGCGTCGCGCGGCTCTCAAAGAGCTTTTCCCGTTCGTCAAGACCGATGTGAAGAACACCCTCGAAGCCATGAAGGGGCTTCCGGTCACCATCCGTCTTCTCGACCCGCCGCTCCATGAGTTCGTCCCTCGCGACGAAAAACAGCAGGCAGAGCTCGCCAAAAGCCTCGGCATCACCACCACCGAGTTCGCCGATCGCGCCGAAGCCCTTCACGAGTCGAACCCCATGATGGGACACCGCGGCGTACGCCTCGGTATCACCTACCCCGAAGTCACCGAGATGCAGGTCCGGGCGATCTTCGAGGCCGCCGCCGAGCTCCTTGTCGCCGGCGAGAAGGTCGAGCCTGAGATCATGATCCCCGTAGTAAGTGCGGTCAAAGAGCTCGATAACCAGTTCGCCATCTGCCGCAGGGTCTACGAGGAGGTGCTCGCCAAGTACAAGCTCAAGAAGATCACTCACCTGGTCGGCACCATGATCGAGATCCCGCGCGCCTGCCTTATCGCTGACACCATCGCCGAGGCCGCCCAGTTCTTCTCCTTCGGAACGAACGACCTAACCCAGATGACCTTCGGGTTCTCGCGCGACGACATAGGCGGATTCCTCCCATATTACCTTGATAAAAAGATTCTCCCCGCAGACCCGTTCCAGACCATCGACCGTAACGGAGTCGGAGAGCTTGTGGAGATCGGCATCAAGCGGGGGCGTAAGACCAATCCCAAGCTGAAGGTCGGCATCTGCGGCGAGCACGGCGGCGACCCGGCCTCAGTGGAGTTCTGCCACTCGGTCGGTATGGACTATGTGTCCTGCTCGCCGTTCCGGGTTCCCATCGCGCGGCTCGCGGCAGCCCAGGCCGTGGTGAAGGAGAAGAAGTAA
- the rpsT gene encoding 30S ribosomal protein S20 — MPHHIQFKKTLLQNEKLQLRNRAAKSRLNTIVKKVHAAQSKEDGEKALRDAVSLIDSTAHKGIIKKETAARKKSRLSKFVAGLK; from the coding sequence GTGCCCCATCATATTCAATTTAAAAAGACCTTGCTTCAAAACGAGAAATTGCAGTTGAGAAACCGCGCAGCTAAATCCCGCCTCAACACCATTGTAAAAAAGGTGCACGCCGCCCAGTCCAAGGAGGATGGCGAAAAGGCGCTGAGGGACGCGGTATCTTTGATCGATTCTACCGCACATAAGGGGATTATAAAAAAAGAAACTGCCGCCAGAAAAAAGTCACGGCTCAGCAAATTTGTGGCCGGTCTCAAGTAA
- a CDS encoding prenyltransferase codes for MTSRNIQIWLRQTRANFLILSVLLVAIGGAAGWRDGSFHVVLFLLTVIGVVSAHTSVNLFNEYSDWRTGIDFHTLKTPFSGGSGTLQEELLKPRQVITAAWITLLFAFIIGLGLAWSAGWMILVFMAAGGLTMVFYSDYLARWMLGEIASGITLGSMVVAGAYYVQTGTLTPGIIWASIPPGILTALLLFLNEFPDAEADSAGGRRHLVIVLGKRRAAILYAASLLAMYVLLVAGVLAGKNPTGVLLGLLTLPLALITSYRALRYHSDTPSLIPAQGLNVIIVLGTDLLMAIGFIIG; via the coding sequence ATGACTTCCCGAAATATTCAAATCTGGCTCAGGCAAACCCGAGCCAATTTCCTGATACTTTCCGTGCTCCTTGTCGCGATAGGGGGGGCAGCCGGGTGGCGTGACGGCAGTTTCCATGTCGTCCTGTTTCTCCTCACTGTTATCGGGGTTGTTTCCGCCCATACAAGCGTGAATCTTTTCAACGAATACTCCGACTGGCGCACCGGAATCGACTTTCACACCCTGAAAACACCGTTCAGCGGTGGTTCTGGCACCCTGCAGGAAGAACTTTTAAAACCCCGGCAGGTGATCACAGCCGCCTGGATAACACTCCTGTTTGCGTTCATTATCGGCCTCGGCCTCGCCTGGAGCGCCGGATGGATGATTCTCGTTTTCATGGCGGCCGGGGGCCTTACTATGGTCTTTTACAGCGATTACCTCGCCCGATGGATGCTTGGAGAAATTGCCAGCGGCATTACCCTTGGCTCGATGGTGGTGGCAGGCGCGTACTATGTCCAAACCGGAACGCTTACTCCCGGAATCATCTGGGCTTCAATCCCGCCTGGGATACTGACTGCGCTTCTCCTCTTTCTCAACGAATTCCCCGACGCAGAGGCCGACAGTGCGGGAGGACGAAGGCACCTGGTCATTGTCCTGGGCAAGCGCCGGGCCGCAATTCTTTATGCCGCATCGCTCCTTGCAATGTATGTTCTGCTCGTTGCGGGCGTGCTGGCCGGAAAAAATCCAACCGGTGTGCTGCTCGGCCTGCTTACCCTTCCACTGGCGCTGATAACATCATACCGCGCGCTTCGATACCACAGCGACACTCCCAGCCTCATTCCCGCGCAGGGTCTCAATGTGATCATTGTGCTGGGAACCGACCTGCTCATGGCGATTGGTTTTATCATCGGGTAA
- a CDS encoding IPTL-CTERM sorting domain-containing protein has product MIKKWVIVFVMAAMAAMLVWAGNGFALTTTWTGGTDTDWATAGNWGAGVPGAGDTAIIPFVASLPTVPAGGGTCLNLQINTTGGVVTITLAGNLTIPNGGSITVTAGGNASNITGGGSLVQGGTDIITNNSTGLFTISCFQITNTGASLTTFAGTGNTTVTAAIIEGSGTPITKSGAGTLALNGANTFIGALTINTGTVELGHISAFGSGAGGITMTGGILKVTVAGGINAGNWTPLVNLTGNAAIEFAAAGTTIDTAISVGNGFVLTIQGNSAATFTGGIIGAGGVTINMAANQVIAITSAAWAYTGDTTLQSGFITTNAAGLLTSSGTYLLSNNANAKITTAGVLENIGSLSGGGAAGGNIVLGGAMTINQTTNTTYSGIISGSGVLRKIGAGTLKLAGVNTYIGATNVDAGILLVNASQSVAGAFTISNANTTLGGTGNLGNNAVTIAVGAIVKPGDGGVGTLTTTGPFTFQAGSKLIVDIVNATKDLLAVNTLNVAATSIIQLEPGYIWASGSDPYQVVTATTYDSSGGNVFTTSSFPAFWSITSTTNSDIKINGGAPGIPTLTEWGLILFALFIAAFAIWSIRRKNYKAA; this is encoded by the coding sequence ATGATTAAAAAATGGGTGATCGTGTTCGTGATGGCCGCAATGGCGGCGATGCTGGTCTGGGCGGGGAACGGGTTTGCCCTAACAACCACATGGACTGGTGGAACTGATACGGATTGGGCAACAGCAGGTAACTGGGGTGCTGGCGTTCCTGGAGCTGGAGATACTGCAATCATACCATTTGTAGCAAGTCTTCCTACAGTTCCCGCTGGGGGTGGCACATGTTTAAACCTTCAGATTAATACAACCGGCGGCGTTGTTACTATAACACTTGCCGGTAACTTAACAATTCCAAACGGCGGCTCCATCACTGTAACTGCCGGCGGTAATGCTTCAAACATCACGGGCGGTGGAAGTCTCGTACAAGGCGGCACAGACATTATCACAAACAACTCAACGGGACTCTTTACAATCAGTTGTTTTCAGATCACTAACACTGGTGCAAGCCTCACCACATTCGCTGGTACAGGTAATACCACAGTCACAGCGGCTATTATTGAAGGTTCAGGGACACCAATCACAAAAAGCGGAGCCGGAACGCTTGCCTTAAACGGTGCTAATACTTTCATTGGCGCACTTACCATTAACACCGGTACAGTAGAACTTGGTCATATCTCTGCTTTTGGGTCCGGCGCTGGTGGTATAACCATGACGGGCGGGATTCTCAAAGTTACAGTGGCAGGGGGTATCAATGCAGGTAACTGGACTCCTCTTGTTAACCTTACCGGCAACGCGGCAATAGAATTCGCTGCTGCAGGCACAACTATCGACACTGCCATTTCTGTGGGTAACGGCTTTGTTCTGACAATTCAGGGCAACTCGGCCGCTACGTTTACGGGCGGTATCATAGGGGCCGGCGGTGTGACAATCAACATGGCCGCCAACCAAGTCATCGCTATCACTTCAGCTGCATGGGCCTACACCGGTGATACGACCCTCCAGAGCGGCTTTATCACAACCAATGCGGCTGGTTTGCTTACCAGCAGCGGTACATATTTATTAAGCAACAACGCAAACGCCAAAATAACCACCGCCGGTGTTCTTGAAAACATCGGCTCCCTCTCAGGCGGCGGAGCTGCGGGTGGTAATATAGTTTTGGGCGGCGCAATGACAATAAATCAAACAACAAACACCACATACTCGGGCATTATCAGCGGCTCTGGCGTACTCAGAAAGATAGGCGCCGGGACCCTCAAGCTTGCCGGCGTCAACACTTACATTGGCGCAACGAACGTCGACGCAGGCATACTCCTCGTCAACGCAAGTCAGAGCGTTGCGGGTGCGTTCACAATCAGCAACGCCAACACAACGCTCGGCGGTACCGGCAACCTCGGCAATAACGCGGTCACCATCGCTGTCGGCGCCATAGTGAAGCCCGGCGACGGCGGCGTGGGAACGCTCACCACGACGGGTCCATTCACGTTCCAGGCTGGATCAAAGCTCATCGTCGATATTGTTAATGCCACAAAAGACTTACTGGCGGTCAATACACTTAATGTCGCCGCAACCAGCATCATCCAACTCGAGCCGGGGTACATTTGGGCGTCTGGGAGTGACCCATACCAGGTAGTTACCGCTACAACCTATGACTCATCTGGAGGAAATGTATTCACCACAAGTAGTTTTCCGGCGTTCTGGTCAATAACTTCTACGACCAATTCGGACATAAAAATAAACGGCGGGGCCCCCGGCATCCCGACCCTCACTGAATGGGGTCTCATCCTGTTCGCACTATTCATCGCGGCGTTCGCGATATGGAGCATAAGAAGAAAGAACTACAAAGCCGCCTGA
- a CDS encoding archaeosortase/exosortase family protein, with the protein MKKKLRAMKRFALANSRELRFIFLFVLIFVVAQSMYYFSNSIGIPDKLQHANAVVSASLINSFSPGEKMTAAGRSLKSGGGSVEIGWGCEGIEGIFIIIAALIAYSMGLRKKLLGMLIGTVFMYCLNIGRIIIIVYTMRHKPAMFDIMHIYIGQTFIIFFGVLFFVAWIHFFSSPQTPRNE; encoded by the coding sequence ATGAAAAAAAAGCTGAGGGCCATGAAGCGCTTTGCCCTGGCGAACAGCCGCGAGCTGCGATTTATTTTCCTGTTCGTTCTCATTTTTGTGGTTGCTCAATCAATGTATTATTTCAGCAATTCTATCGGTATTCCCGACAAACTTCAGCACGCGAATGCTGTCGTCAGCGCCTCTCTCATCAATTCCTTCTCGCCCGGTGAAAAAATGACCGCAGCGGGCAGGAGCCTGAAATCGGGAGGAGGATCTGTCGAGATCGGCTGGGGCTGCGAAGGTATCGAGGGAATCTTTATCATCATCGCCGCCCTGATCGCGTATTCCATGGGTCTCAGGAAAAAACTGCTCGGCATGCTCATCGGTACTGTTTTCATGTACTGCCTGAATATCGGGCGCATCATCATAATCGTTTATACAATGAGACACAAACCCGCGATGTTCGATATTATGCACATATACATAGGGCAAACCTTCATCATCTTTTTCGGAGTTCTCTTTTTCGTTGCGTGGATCCATTTTTTCTCGTCGCCGCAAACCCCTCGCAATGAATGA